In Micromonospora sp. WMMD980, the following are encoded in one genomic region:
- a CDS encoding metalloregulator ArsR/SmtB family transcription factor → MSKQSLPVVDLRAVACCPPIAARPMDADQAVVVAPMFKALGDPVRLRLMSMIASVPEICVCDLTPAFDLSGPTVSHHLKVLREAGLVDSERRGTWVWYRARPEAFRRLGDLLAIGAGGGDS, encoded by the coding sequence ATGTCGAAACAATCGTTGCCGGTGGTGGACCTCCGCGCGGTCGCCTGCTGCCCGCCGATCGCCGCCCGTCCGATGGACGCCGACCAGGCCGTGGTGGTGGCGCCGATGTTCAAGGCCCTCGGCGACCCGGTCCGGCTGCGGCTGATGTCGATGATCGCCTCGGTGCCGGAGATCTGCGTGTGCGACCTCACCCCGGCCTTCGACCTCTCCGGGCCCACCGTCTCGCACCACCTCAAGGTGCTGCGGGAGGCCGGCCTGGTCGACTCGGAGCGGCGCGGCACCTGGGTCTGGTACCGGGCCCGGCCCGAGGCGTTCCGCCGACTCGGCGACCTGCTGGCGATCGGTGCCGGAGGCGGCGACTCGTGA
- a CDS encoding MIP/aquaporin family protein — MTLALPRRATAEFAGTALLVAAVVGSGVAASRLSPTDVGLQLLENAIATALALGALILTFGPVSGAHFNPVVSAVDWWLGRRAGAGLATRDLAAYVVAQVAGAITGAVLAHLMFDLPAVAWSRTGRGGGHLWLAEVVATAGLIVLIFALARSGRTSAAPAAVGAWIGAAYWFTSSTSFANPAVTVGRAFTDTFAGIAPTSVPGFVAAQLAGDLIAVAALALWYPRAADTADDVVVPHLAQETEVR; from the coding sequence GTGACCCTCGCCCTGCCCCGCCGGGCCACCGCGGAGTTCGCCGGCACCGCCCTGCTCGTCGCCGCCGTCGTCGGTTCCGGCGTCGCCGCCAGCAGGCTCTCCCCGACCGACGTCGGGCTCCAACTCCTGGAGAACGCGATCGCCACCGCGCTCGCGCTGGGCGCGCTGATCCTGACCTTCGGCCCGGTCTCCGGCGCGCACTTCAACCCCGTCGTCTCCGCGGTCGACTGGTGGCTCGGCCGCCGGGCCGGCGCCGGACTCGCCACCCGGGACCTGGCCGCGTACGTCGTCGCCCAGGTCGCCGGCGCGATCACCGGCGCGGTCCTGGCCCACCTGATGTTCGACCTGCCCGCCGTGGCGTGGTCACGCACCGGGCGCGGCGGCGGCCACCTGTGGTTGGCCGAGGTCGTCGCCACGGCCGGCCTGATCGTCCTGATCTTCGCCCTCGCGCGCTCCGGCCGGACCTCCGCCGCGCCCGCCGCCGTGGGCGCCTGGATCGGAGCCGCCTACTGGTTCACCTCGTCGACCTCGTTCGCCAACCCCGCGGTCACCGTCGGCCGTGCGTTCACCGACACCTTCGCCGGCATCGCCCCGACCTCGGTGCCCGGCTTCGTCGCCGCCCAACTCGCCGGCGACCTGATCGCCGTCGCCGCCCTCGCCCTCTGGTACCCGCGCGCCGCCGACACGGCGGACGACGTGGTGGTGCCGCACCTCGCCCAGGAGACCGAAGTCCGATGA
- a CDS encoding arsenate reductase ArsC has product MSKPSVLFVCVHNAGRSQMAAAWLRHLAGDRVEVRSAGSEPAEGINPVAVAAMREVGIDITDQTPARLTWDAAEASDVIVTMGCGDACPVFPGKRYEDWPLTDPAGQPIDVVRQVRDEIRQRVVELVARLPG; this is encoded by the coding sequence ATGAGCAAGCCCAGCGTCCTGTTCGTCTGCGTGCACAACGCCGGCCGCTCCCAGATGGCCGCCGCGTGGCTCCGCCACCTCGCCGGTGACCGCGTCGAGGTCCGCTCGGCCGGCAGCGAACCCGCCGAGGGGATCAACCCGGTCGCGGTCGCGGCCATGCGCGAGGTCGGCATCGACATCACCGACCAGACTCCCGCCCGGCTCACCTGGGACGCGGCCGAAGCCAGCGACGTCATCGTCACCATGGGCTGCGGCGACGCCTGCCCGGTCTTCCCCGGGAAGAGGTACGAGGACTGGCCGCTCACCGATCCCGCGGGTCAGCCGATCGACGTGGTCAGGCAGGTACGCGACGAGATCCGGCAGCGCGTCGTCGAGCTGGTGGCCCGGCTCCCCGGCTGA
- a CDS encoding SRPBCC family protein: MGQEMADQEEVRQESDRFSLRSSLLVTASAERAYAVFTGALDDWWVREYTWSGPEALAGLGVEPRAGGMLYEIGPYGFRNDWGRVLTWDPPRRLVFTWQIGPDRVPVPDPARASEVEVLFHPAGPGSTRVDVEHRYFDRHGTAAEGYREALTAGWHELLCRYLATVARTAD; the protein is encoded by the coding sequence ATGGGACAGGAGATGGCCGATCAGGAAGAGGTCCGGCAGGAATCCGACCGTTTCTCCCTCCGCAGCAGCCTTCTCGTCACGGCGTCCGCCGAACGGGCGTACGCGGTCTTCACCGGCGCGCTCGACGACTGGTGGGTCCGCGAATACACCTGGTCCGGGCCGGAGGCGCTGGCCGGGCTCGGCGTGGAGCCGCGGGCCGGCGGCATGCTCTACGAGATCGGCCCGTACGGGTTCCGCAACGACTGGGGCCGGGTGCTGACCTGGGATCCGCCTCGGCGTCTGGTCTTCACCTGGCAGATCGGGCCGGACCGGGTGCCGGTGCCGGACCCGGCCCGGGCCAGCGAGGTGGAGGTGCTCTTCCACCCCGCGGGCCCGGGGTCGACAAGGGTGGACGTGGAACACCGCTACTTCGACAGGCACGGTACGGCTGCCGAGGGCTACCGCGAGGCGCTCACCGCCGGCTGGCACGAGTTGCTCTGCCGCTATCTGGCGACGGTCGCCCGCACCGCCGACTGA
- a CDS encoding DUF2786 domain-containing protein: MSEAMLSKVRKLLAQAEDPACTPAESATFMAKATELIARYGVDRALLAAREPTADPVGDRVVEVVAPYARDKAGLLAAVADPLRCRCVRRREGNGFAMHLFGFASDLERVELLFTSLLVQAAHGLAGAAVPVGEHPAAFRRTWLAGFAQVVAERLRAAEAGAVAESGVPSVALVLADRSDRVQRRLAEVYPRLRTAPRRRLAGGGFGPGAAAGRRADLGDPGLTGTGASRGVAG; the protein is encoded by the coding sequence ATGTCCGAGGCGATGCTCAGCAAGGTGCGCAAGCTGCTCGCCCAGGCCGAGGACCCGGCCTGCACACCCGCCGAGTCGGCCACCTTCATGGCCAAGGCCACCGAGCTGATCGCCCGCTACGGCGTCGACCGCGCGTTGCTCGCCGCCCGCGAGCCGACCGCCGACCCGGTCGGCGACCGGGTGGTCGAGGTGGTCGCCCCGTACGCCCGGGACAAGGCCGGCCTGCTCGCCGCCGTCGCCGACCCACTGCGCTGCCGCTGCGTACGCCGCCGGGAGGGCAACGGCTTCGCCATGCACCTGTTCGGCTTCGCCAGCGACCTGGAACGCGTCGAGCTGCTCTTCACTTCGCTGCTGGTGCAGGCCGCGCACGGGCTGGCCGGGGCGGCCGTACCGGTCGGGGAACATCCGGCCGCGTTCCGGCGCACCTGGCTGGCCGGCTTCGCCCAGGTGGTCGCCGAGCGGTTGCGCGCGGCCGAGGCCGGCGCGGTCGCCGAGTCCGGCGTGCCGTCGGTGGCGCTGGTGCTGGCGGACCGCTCCGACCGCGTCCAGCGCCGGCTCGCCGAGGTGTACCCGCGCCTGCGCACCGCCCCGCGCCGTCGGCTCGCCGGCGGGGGCTTCGGCCCGGGCGCCGCCGCCGGCCGTCGCGCCGACCTGGGCGACCCCGGCCTCACCGGGACGGGCGCGAGCCGCGGTGTCGCCGGCTGA
- a CDS encoding ABC transporter substrate-binding protein — translation MLGNRTSRAALSTACAVLLLATSACGSDEPKDAGTTQVRLYGTDGNMQNSFAAELKDRASLINGMKGTTPLTPLPESFKERLRTVDPKLNDFLYAAESYDAVVISALATQLAGTTAPREIAQQIVGVTAGGQRCDEVTACLQLARAGQDLEYRGVSLTRAGFTDTGEPATASYGTLHFDNQQLDDGKTEFVGAGEEAGASSKAPPRGRKTRGKAKDAPLVMGGLLPKTGDLALAYPPMAAAVRLALNEINAAGGVLGEPVKFIEGDDGTNPAVAKATVAGHVAQGVSIIIGAGASGISRAVLPDVVAAGRILFSPSNTDAGLSAVDDKGLYFRTAPPDSLQGRALADVMLRDGPRKIVILARKDSYGEGLQENVRAELEKAGVGADRLKLLTYAPPEDPKTPVDFGGIAQEIKSFGPEAVLVIGFGESAGAITALADAGVRIRG, via the coding sequence ATGCTTGGAAATCGCACGTCGCGCGCGGCCCTGTCCACGGCCTGCGCGGTGCTCCTGCTCGCCACCAGCGCCTGCGGGAGCGACGAGCCGAAGGACGCGGGCACCACCCAGGTCCGCCTCTACGGCACCGACGGCAACATGCAGAACTCCTTCGCAGCGGAGCTCAAGGACCGGGCGAGTCTGATCAACGGCATGAAGGGCACCACCCCGCTCACGCCGCTGCCGGAGAGCTTCAAGGAACGGCTACGCACCGTAGATCCGAAGTTGAACGACTTCCTCTATGCCGCCGAGTCGTACGACGCCGTGGTGATCAGCGCGCTGGCGACCCAGCTCGCCGGCACCACCGCGCCACGCGAGATCGCCCAGCAGATCGTCGGGGTGACCGCCGGCGGCCAGCGCTGCGACGAGGTAACGGCCTGCCTCCAGCTCGCCCGCGCCGGTCAGGACCTGGAATACCGGGGCGTGTCGCTGACCCGGGCCGGCTTCACCGACACCGGCGAGCCGGCGACCGCGAGCTACGGCACGTTGCACTTCGACAACCAGCAGCTCGACGACGGGAAGACCGAGTTCGTCGGCGCGGGCGAGGAGGCGGGTGCGAGCAGCAAGGCCCCGCCGCGCGGCCGCAAGACCCGCGGGAAGGCGAAGGACGCGCCGCTGGTGATGGGCGGCCTGCTGCCGAAGACCGGTGACCTGGCGTTGGCGTACCCGCCGATGGCCGCCGCGGTCAGGCTCGCGCTCAACGAGATCAACGCCGCCGGCGGGGTGCTCGGCGAGCCGGTGAAGTTCATCGAGGGCGACGACGGCACCAACCCGGCGGTGGCCAAGGCGACGGTGGCCGGGCACGTCGCCCAGGGGGTTTCGATCATCATCGGCGCCGGCGCGTCGGGCATCTCCCGGGCGGTGCTGCCGGACGTGGTGGCCGCCGGGCGGATCCTCTTCTCCCCGTCCAACACCGACGCCGGGCTGAGCGCTGTCGACGACAAGGGCCTCTACTTCCGCACCGCGCCGCCGGACAGCCTCCAGGGCCGCGCGCTGGCCGACGTGATGCTGCGGGACGGGCCGCGCAAGATTGTGATCCTGGCCCGCAAGGACTCCTACGGCGAGGGCCTCCAGGAGAACGTCCGGGCCGAACTGGAGAAGGCGGGGGTCGGCGCGGACCGGCTCAAGCTGCTCACCTACGCCCCGCCGGAAGACCCGAAGACTCCGGTCGACTTCGGCGGCATCGCCCAGGAGATCAAGAGCTTCGGCCCGGAGGCGGTGCTGGTCATCGGTTTCGGTGAGTCGGCCGGGGCGATCACCGCGCTGGCCGACGCCGGGGTGCGGATCAGGGGCTGA
- a CDS encoding enoyl-CoA hydratase/isomerase family protein, protein MSGLRIEEQPDRLVVTLDRPEKRNAIDADLVGELHAICAELEARPRLMLLTGGTEGIFAGGADIAQLRERGRLDALAAINQGVFARIRSLPLPTVAAVDGPALGGGAELAYACDLRVCTGRAVFGQPEVRLGILAGAGATYRLPALIGEARAKELLFTGRRVDAGEALRIGLVNRVVADPAELLPTAHGLLDEMAKGSTLALRLTKLAVDAPPAAHPQLDLLSQAVLFEDEEKQRRMTEFLERRRPR, encoded by the coding sequence GTGAGCGGGCTGCGGATCGAGGAACAGCCGGACCGGCTCGTGGTCACGCTGGACCGGCCGGAGAAGCGCAACGCGATCGACGCCGACCTGGTCGGCGAGCTGCACGCGATCTGCGCCGAGCTGGAGGCGCGGCCCCGGCTGATGCTGCTCACCGGCGGCACGGAGGGGATCTTCGCCGGCGGTGCCGACATCGCCCAACTGCGCGAGCGCGGCCGGCTGGACGCGCTGGCCGCCATCAACCAGGGGGTCTTCGCCCGGATCCGGTCGCTGCCGCTGCCCACCGTGGCGGCGGTCGACGGCCCGGCGCTGGGCGGCGGCGCCGAGCTGGCGTACGCCTGCGATCTTCGGGTGTGCACGGGCCGGGCGGTCTTCGGCCAGCCCGAGGTGCGGTTGGGCATCCTGGCCGGCGCCGGCGCGACCTACCGGCTGCCCGCGTTGATCGGCGAGGCGCGAGCCAAGGAGCTGCTCTTCACCGGCCGCCGGGTGGACGCGGGCGAGGCGCTGCGGATCGGGCTGGTCAACCGGGTGGTGGCCGACCCGGCGGAGTTGCTCCCCACCGCCCACGGTCTGCTCGACGAGATGGCCAAGGGTTCGACGCTGGCGCTGCGCCTGACCAAGCTGGCGGTGGACGCGCCGCCGGCCGCGCACCCGCAGCTCGACCTGCTGAGCCAGGCGGTGCTCTTCGAGGACGAGGAGAAGCAGCGGCGGATGACCGAGTTCCTGGAGCGCCGCCGGCCGCGTTGA
- a CDS encoding 3-hydroxyacyl-CoA dehydrogenase family protein — protein MSGRFVVVGAGTMGLGIAYVAAGAGYAVELVEVDPERGADAVRRLGELWDRAVGRGRLTAEAATANRVRVTLRTGLAEVAEGPDVIVEAVPERLDLKRAVLREAEGRRPALLGSNTSSIPIAELADGLARPADFLGLHFFNPVWAMALLEVVVGPATAPATTDAAVALAARLGKDPVVVRDMPGFATSRLGVTLGLEAIRMVADGVAAPVDIDKAMVLGYRHPIGPLELTDLVGLDVRLDIARTLQAAYGDRFAPPPLLEEMVAAGRLGKKSGQGFYTWEGGTRQ, from the coding sequence ATGAGTGGTCGTTTTGTGGTCGTCGGGGCCGGCACCATGGGCCTCGGCATCGCGTACGTGGCGGCCGGCGCCGGGTACGCGGTCGAGCTGGTCGAGGTCGACCCGGAGCGGGGCGCCGACGCCGTCCGGCGGCTCGGCGAGCTGTGGGACCGCGCCGTCGGGCGGGGCAGGCTGACTGCGGAGGCGGCCACCGCCAACCGGGTCCGGGTGACACTGCGGACCGGCCTGGCCGAGGTGGCCGAGGGGCCGGACGTGATCGTGGAGGCGGTGCCCGAGCGGCTCGACCTCAAGCGGGCCGTGCTCCGCGAGGCCGAGGGTCGCCGGCCGGCGCTGCTCGGCAGCAACACGTCGAGCATCCCGATCGCCGAACTCGCCGACGGGCTGGCGCGTCCGGCGGACTTCCTCGGGCTGCACTTCTTCAACCCGGTCTGGGCGATGGCGCTGCTCGAGGTCGTGGTCGGCCCGGCCACCGCGCCGGCGACCACCGACGCGGCCGTCGCGCTCGCCGCCCGGCTGGGCAAGGACCCCGTCGTGGTACGCGACATGCCCGGCTTCGCCACCTCCCGGCTCGGCGTCACGCTCGGCCTGGAGGCGATCCGGATGGTGGCCGACGGGGTGGCCGCCCCGGTCGACATCGACAAGGCGATGGTGCTGGGCTACCGGCACCCGATCGGCCCGCTGGAGCTGACCGACCTGGTCGGGCTGGACGTCCGGCTCGACATCGCGCGCACCCTCCAGGCCGCGTACGGGGACCGGTTCGCGCCGCCGCCGCTGCTGGAGGAGATGGTCGCCGCCGGCCGGTTGGGCAAGAAGTCCGGGCAGGGGTTCTACACCTGGGAAGGCGGCACACGACAGTGA
- a CDS encoding class I SAM-dependent methyltransferase: MTSEPTIGDVFGEMIRDAYAVATGVGPRPMAGGRLPRPVIEIIERDDGLVNGAPADDYLDPPERWQPHDHRAVDRVHGHVLDVGVGAGRIALRLQERGVPVTGLDTSLGALRVSRHRGVRELVHATVDEHVADGRRYDSFLLLGNNLGLFEGRERAPALLAALAALARPGARVIAHGTDPYGTTDPVHTAYHEANRRRGRLGGQLRLRLRYRLLGTEWFDYLVCSPDEFAELVHGSPWRLADVDTTDRPYYLATLELRR, translated from the coding sequence ATGACCTCCGAGCCCACGATCGGCGACGTGTTCGGCGAGATGATCCGCGACGCGTACGCGGTGGCCACCGGCGTCGGGCCCCGGCCGATGGCCGGCGGTCGGCTGCCGCGCCCGGTCATCGAGATCATCGAGCGGGACGACGGGCTGGTCAACGGCGCGCCCGCCGACGACTACCTGGATCCGCCCGAACGGTGGCAGCCGCACGACCACCGGGCGGTGGACCGGGTGCACGGCCACGTGCTCGACGTCGGCGTCGGCGCCGGCCGGATCGCGTTGCGCCTCCAGGAGCGTGGGGTGCCGGTCACCGGCCTGGACACCTCGCTCGGTGCGTTGCGGGTCAGCCGCCACCGGGGCGTCCGCGAGCTGGTGCACGCCACGGTCGACGAGCACGTCGCCGATGGCCGGCGCTACGACAGCTTCCTGTTGCTCGGCAACAACCTGGGCCTGTTCGAGGGACGCGAGCGCGCCCCCGCGCTGCTGGCCGCGCTCGCCGCGCTGGCCCGCCCCGGCGCGCGGGTGATCGCGCACGGCACCGACCCGTACGGCACCACCGACCCGGTGCACACCGCCTACCACGAGGCGAACCGGCGGCGGGGCCGGCTGGGCGGGCAACTGCGGCTGCGGTTGCGCTACCGGCTGCTCGGCACCGAGTGGTTCGACTACCTCGTGTGCTCGCCCGACGAGTTCGCCGAACTGGTCCACGGCTCGCCGTGGCGGCTGGCCGACGTGGACACCACCGACCGTCCGTACTACCTCGCCACGCTCGAGCTGAGGCGTTAG
- a CDS encoding PPOX class F420-dependent oxidoreductase, with translation MTDLDRLAAEKYVLLTTFRKDGRAVPTPVWAVRDGDALAVWTVSDSGKVKRIRRDGRVTVAPCDVRGRPHGEAVPGRATIDDPESTRRVRELLKRKYRLIGRLSLLGSRLRRGEGGTVGLRIVLDPTAPGHD, from the coding sequence GTGACCGATCTGGATCGCCTCGCGGCGGAGAAGTACGTCCTGCTCACGACGTTCCGCAAGGACGGTCGGGCGGTGCCGACGCCGGTGTGGGCGGTGCGCGACGGTGACGCGCTGGCGGTGTGGACGGTGTCCGACTCCGGCAAGGTGAAGCGGATCCGGCGTGACGGTCGGGTGACGGTGGCACCGTGCGACGTGCGCGGCCGGCCGCACGGGGAGGCGGTGCCGGGTCGCGCCACCATCGACGACCCGGAGAGCACCCGCCGGGTGCGGGAGTTGCTCAAGCGCAAGTACCGGCTGATCGGCCGGCTCAGCCTGCTGGGCAGCCGGCTGCGGCGCGGCGAGGGTGGCACGGTGGGGCTGCGGATCGTGCTGGACCCGACCGCCCCCGGACACGATTAA
- a CDS encoding BldC family transcriptional regulator, which translates to MASRTHEPEPLLTPAEVASMFRVDPKTVTRWAKAGKLSAIRTLGGHRRYRESEVRALLQGQIPQQRQGD; encoded by the coding sequence ATGGCATCGCGAACGCACGAACCAGAGCCGCTACTCACACCGGCCGAGGTGGCGTCGATGTTCCGAGTCGACCCGAAGACGGTGACCCGGTGGGCCAAGGCTGGCAAGCTCAGCGCCATCCGGACCCTGGGCGGCCATCGCCGTTACCGCGAGTCGGAGGTACGGGCCCTGCTGCAGGGGCAGATCCCCCAGCAGCGTCAGGGGGACTGA
- a CDS encoding Glu/Leu/Phe/Val dehydrogenase dimerization domain-containing protein has translation MGVFASTDDPGSTGHEQVVFCQDKQSGLKAIIGIYSTALGPALGGTRFYPYASEADALADVLDLSRGMAYKNALANLDLGGGKAVIWGDPEQLKSEALLRAYGRFVESLNGRYYTACDVGTYVADMDVIARETRYVTGRSVEHGGAGDSSILTAWGVYQGMRAAAEHVWGAPTLAGRRVGVAGLGKVGKYLTAHLLSDGAEVVATDVNPRAQEWVRTTHPQVTLVDDTAALVASDIDVYAPCALGGALNDETVPVLRAKVVAGAANNQLAHPGIEKVLADRGILYTPDYVVNAGGVIQVADEIEGFNVERAKLRATRIFDTTREILRLADDEGVPPAVAADRLAERRMAEVGRLRAIHLR, from the coding sequence ATGGGCGTATTCGCCAGCACCGACGACCCGGGGTCCACGGGTCACGAACAGGTCGTGTTCTGCCAGGACAAGCAGTCCGGCCTGAAGGCGATCATCGGGATCTACTCCACCGCGCTGGGGCCCGCCCTCGGTGGCACCCGCTTCTACCCGTACGCCAGCGAGGCCGACGCCCTCGCCGACGTGCTCGACCTCTCGCGCGGCATGGCGTACAAGAACGCCCTGGCCAACCTCGACCTCGGTGGCGGCAAGGCGGTCATCTGGGGCGACCCGGAGCAGCTCAAGAGCGAGGCCCTGCTGCGCGCGTACGGCCGCTTCGTGGAGTCGCTCAACGGCCGCTACTACACCGCCTGCGACGTCGGCACCTATGTCGCCGACATGGACGTGATCGCCCGCGAGACCCGCTACGTGACCGGCCGCAGCGTGGAGCACGGCGGCGCCGGCGACTCCTCGATCCTCACCGCCTGGGGCGTCTACCAGGGCATGCGGGCCGCCGCCGAGCACGTGTGGGGCGCACCGACGCTGGCCGGCCGGCGGGTCGGCGTGGCCGGCCTGGGCAAGGTCGGCAAATACCTGACCGCGCACCTGCTGTCCGACGGCGCCGAGGTGGTGGCGACCGACGTCAACCCGCGCGCCCAGGAGTGGGTGCGCACCACCCACCCGCAGGTCACCCTGGTCGACGACACCGCGGCGCTGGTCGCGTCCGACATTGACGTGTACGCCCCGTGCGCGCTGGGCGGCGCGCTGAACGACGAGACCGTGCCGGTGCTGCGGGCCAAGGTGGTCGCCGGCGCGGCGAACAACCAGCTCGCCCACCCGGGCATCGAGAAGGTCCTCGCCGACCGGGGCATCCTCTACACCCCGGACTACGTGGTGAACGCCGGTGGCGTGATCCAGGTGGCCGACGAGATCGAGGGCTTCAACGTCGAGCGGGCCAAGCTGCGCGCCACCCGGATCTTCGACACCACCCGGGAGATCCTGCGGCTCGCCGACGACGAGGGTGTCCCGCCGGCGGTCGCGGCGGACCGACTCGCCGAGCGGCGGATGGCCGAGGTCGGCCGGCTGCGCGCCATCCACCTGCGCTGA
- a CDS encoding DUF3073 domain-containing protein yields the protein MGRGRAKAKQTKVARELKYHSPNTDLTALQRELAGSGKSEHNFDDDYKEYVDDDDEDHTDDDPDPWARPTR from the coding sequence ATGGGGCGCGGCCGTGCTAAGGCCAAGCAGACGAAGGTGGCCCGGGAGTTGAAGTACCACTCCCCGAACACCGACCTAACCGCCTTGCAACGTGAACTGGCGGGTAGTGGAAAGTCTGAGCACAACTTCGACGACGACTACAAAGAGTATGTCGACGACGATGACGAGGACCACACGGACGACGACCCGGATCCCTGGGCCCGTCCGACCCGCTGA
- the amcA gene encoding multiple cyclophane-containing RiPP AmcA yields MPEITSDTDRDVVADRVREAAVGLSALLHEAEAARLLRAEVSGSDGAHAVCAWNHFENIPTFYNWNNRPR; encoded by the coding sequence ATGCCCGAGATCACCAGTGACACCGACCGGGACGTGGTCGCCGACCGGGTGCGGGAGGCCGCCGTCGGGCTGTCCGCGCTGCTCCACGAGGCCGAGGCGGCGCGCCTGCTGCGGGCGGAGGTGTCGGGTTCCGACGGCGCCCACGCGGTGTGCGCGTGGAACCACTTCGAGAACATCCCGACGTTCTACAACTGGAACAACCGGCCGCGCTGA
- the amcB gene encoding cyclophane-forming radical SAM peptide maturase AmcB codes for MRGIAAVPSYVVMQPTTLCNLDCAYCYLPWRAADRRMPVAVAEAVAASVNPWAAQGRCSVVWHGGEPLAAGREHLAALLAPFGPEVEHHVQTNATLIDDAWCAFFAEHRVRVSVSVDGPEACNAERVTRGGRPAYDRIVAGVAALRRHRLPFSALAVVSRPEPGLAAELYGYFLDLGCEVLGVNIEETEGVNTRTNARDAAAVTGFWAELVAAWRRDPRIHLREVEWSLRYAGAVLAGAADDLLPRRLDPIPTIGHDGSVVVLSPELAGFTDPHYGDFGSGNVLSTPLREILADAGRTPWVGEFLAGVEACRASCAYFGFCGGGHAANRYFEQGRFDGTETEHCRNSKIRLLEGVLEHARDHQ; via the coding sequence ATGCGGGGCATCGCCGCCGTTCCCTCGTACGTGGTGATGCAGCCGACCACGCTCTGCAACCTCGACTGCGCCTACTGCTACCTGCCGTGGCGCGCGGCGGACCGGCGGATGCCGGTGGCGGTGGCCGAGGCGGTGGCGGCGTCGGTGAACCCCTGGGCGGCCCAGGGTCGCTGCTCGGTGGTCTGGCACGGCGGTGAGCCGCTCGCCGCCGGCCGGGAGCACCTGGCCGCCCTGTTGGCCCCGTTCGGGCCGGAGGTCGAGCACCACGTGCAGACCAACGCCACCCTGATCGACGACGCCTGGTGCGCGTTCTTCGCCGAGCACCGGGTGCGGGTCAGCGTGAGCGTGGACGGCCCGGAGGCGTGCAACGCCGAGCGGGTGACCCGGGGCGGCCGTCCGGCGTACGACCGGATCGTGGCCGGGGTGGCGGCGCTGCGCCGGCACAGGCTGCCCTTCTCGGCCCTCGCGGTGGTCTCCCGGCCGGAGCCGGGGTTGGCGGCCGAGCTGTACGGCTACTTCCTCGACCTGGGTTGCGAGGTGCTGGGCGTCAACATCGAGGAGACCGAGGGCGTCAACACCCGGACGAACGCGCGGGACGCTGCCGCGGTGACCGGCTTCTGGGCCGAGCTGGTCGCGGCCTGGCGCCGCGATCCCCGGATCCACCTGCGCGAGGTGGAGTGGTCGCTGCGGTACGCCGGCGCGGTCCTGGCCGGTGCCGCCGACGACCTGCTGCCCCGCCGGCTCGACCCGATCCCGACGATCGGCCACGACGGTTCGGTGGTGGTGCTCTCCCCCGAGTTGGCCGGCTTCACCGATCCCCACTACGGCGACTTCGGCAGCGGGAACGTGCTCAGCACCCCGCTGCGGGAGATCCTCGCCGACGCCGGGCGGACACCCTGGGTGGGTGAGTTCCTCGCCGGGGTGGAGGCGTGCCGGGCGTCCTGCGCCTACTTCGGCTTCTGTGGCGGCGGGCACGCCGCGAACCGCTACTTCGAGCAGGGGCGGTTCGACGGCACGGAGACCGAGCACTGCCGCAACAGCAAGATCCGCCTACTGGAGGGAGTGTTGGAGCATGCCCGAGATCACCAGTGA